The Corynebacterium qintianiae genome has a window encoding:
- a CDS encoding LutC/YkgG family protein codes for MSAKSDILARLRASLADAPAAPEAPREYRRESTLNADQTREMLVDRLEDYKASVHSAAVPDDLPAVLGELISGAVVLPDGFERAWLPAIDEVEDPLEAACVITSSTVSCAETGTIILTGRPEEGHRKLSLIPDHHICIVLADTIVELFPESWGRVHDTGLEGPITMISGPSATSDIELERVEGVHGPRRLDVVILG; via the coding sequence ATGAGTGCCAAGTCCGACATCCTCGCCCGCCTGCGCGCTTCGCTGGCGGATGCGCCAGCGGCCCCCGAGGCCCCGCGTGAGTACCGCCGCGAGTCCACCCTCAACGCCGACCAGACCCGCGAGATGCTTGTCGACCGCCTCGAGGATTACAAGGCATCAGTGCATTCCGCCGCGGTCCCCGACGATCTTCCTGCCGTGCTCGGGGAGCTGATTTCCGGCGCCGTCGTTCTGCCGGATGGGTTTGAGCGCGCGTGGTTGCCCGCCATTGATGAGGTGGAGGACCCGCTGGAGGCGGCGTGTGTGATCACATCGTCCACGGTGTCTTGCGCGGAGACCGGCACCATCATCCTGACGGGCCGCCCCGAGGAGGGTCACCGCAAACTCTCGCTGATTCCGGACCACCACATCTGCATCGTGCTGGCGGACACGATTGTGGAGCTTTTCCCCGAATCGTGGGGCCGAGTGCACGACACCGGGCTCGAAGGGCCGATCACGATGATCTCCGGCCCCTCGGCCACCTCCGACATTGAGCTGGAGCGCGTCGAGGGCGTTCACGGGCCGAGGCGTCTCGACGTTGTGATCCTGGGGTAG